From one Phycisphaerae bacterium genomic stretch:
- a CDS encoding leucyl/phenylalanyl-tRNA--protein transferase, translating to MDSPLPPELVLHAYSIGAFPMADPDGEIAWFSPDPRCIFPLDKFHVPRTVRQLIQRRVFEVRIDTAFAEVIAACADRAEGTWISESIMATYTELHRQGFAHSVECWQADNLAGGLYGVALGGAFFGESMFTRVTGASKVALAALVERLKARGFTLLDTQWTTPHLARFGAIEIPRREYLRRLRAALLLPCRFADG from the coding sequence ATGGATTCGCCACTGCCCCCCGAGCTTGTGCTGCACGCCTACAGCATCGGGGCGTTCCCGATGGCCGATCCGGACGGCGAGATCGCCTGGTTCAGCCCCGACCCGCGCTGCATCTTCCCCCTGGACAAGTTCCACGTGCCCCGCACCGTGCGCCAGCTCATCCAGCGCCGCGTGTTCGAGGTCCGCATCGACACGGCGTTCGCCGAGGTCATCGCGGCCTGCGCCGACCGGGCGGAGGGTACGTGGATTTCGGAAAGCATCATGGCCACGTACACCGAGCTGCATCGGCAGGGCTTCGCCCACAGCGTGGAGTGCTGGCAGGCCGATAATCTCGCCGGCGGCCTCTACGGCGTAGCGCTCGGCGGCGCGTTCTTCGGCGAGTCGATGTTCACGCGCGTGACCGGCGCCTCGAAGGTCGCGCTGGCGGCGTTGGTCGAGCGTTTGAAGGCCCGCGGCTTCACGCTGCTCGACACCCAATGGACGACGCCGCACCTCGCCCGTTTCGGCGCCATCGAGATTCCCCGCCGCGAATACCTTCGCCGGCTGCGTGCCGCGCTACTGCTGCCATGCCGGTTCGCAGACGGGTAA
- a CDS encoding formylglycine-generating enzyme family protein, producing the protein MKATVTVVALTVLWSGCAQVARDLVVVRGGSFQMGNTFEGGEADERPPHSVELRSYAIGKHEVTVGQFRQFVEATGYVTSAERAGDAKVFVGKKVETRPDASWKNPYFEQDDGHPVVCVSWYDAVEYCNWRSRREGLPPCYRGSGDTITCDFTADGYRLPTEAEWEFAARSRGLDCRYAWGNGEPYIGGRRAGNTCDEAARRQWGINKLWSGYDDGYAFTAPAGSFAPNALGLHDVSGNVYEWCWDWYGEEYYAHSPVQNPTGPPSAALRTCRDAGFGCPVERERVANRGKGEPDLAFSWGGFRVARTLPDR; encoded by the coding sequence ATGAAGGCGACCGTGACAGTGGTGGCCCTGACCGTGCTGTGGTCGGGCTGTGCTCAAGTTGCGCGCGACCTCGTCGTGGTTCGCGGCGGTTCGTTCCAGATGGGGAACACGTTCGAGGGCGGCGAAGCCGATGAGAGGCCCCCGCACTCGGTCGAGCTGCGCTCGTACGCGATCGGCAAGCATGAGGTTACGGTCGGCCAGTTCCGCCAATTCGTGGAAGCGACCGGGTACGTGACCAGCGCGGAGCGCGCCGGCGACGCCAAGGTGTTCGTGGGAAAGAAGGTCGAGACGCGGCCGGACGCGAGCTGGAAGAACCCGTACTTCGAGCAGGACGACGGCCATCCGGTGGTCTGCGTGAGTTGGTACGACGCGGTCGAGTACTGCAACTGGCGCAGTCGCCGGGAGGGCCTGCCGCCTTGCTATCGTGGCAGCGGCGACACAATCACTTGCGACTTCACGGCCGACGGCTACCGGTTGCCGACCGAGGCCGAGTGGGAGTTCGCCGCCCGCAGTCGCGGCCTTGACTGCCGGTATGCCTGGGGCAACGGTGAGCCGTACATCGGCGGTCGCCGCGCCGGCAACACGTGCGACGAGGCCGCCCGCCGGCAGTGGGGCATCAACAAGCTCTGGAGCGGCTACGACGACGGCTACGCCTTCACGGCCCCTGCGGGGAGCTTTGCGCCCAACGCGTTGGGGTTGCATGACGTCAGCGGCAACGTCTATGAGTGGTGTTGGGATTGGTACGGCGAGGAGTACTACGCACACAGTCCGGTGCAGAATCCCACCGGTCCGCCGAGCGCCGCGCTGCGGACCTGCCGTGACGCGGGCTTCGGTTGCCCCGTGGAGCGCGAGCGCGTGGCCAACCGCGGCAAGGGCGAGCCCGACCTGGCGTTCAGTTGGGGCGGATTCCGCGTGGCCCGCACACTGCCGGATCGCTGA
- a CDS encoding polyprenyl synthetase family protein — protein MQKVQPAQQIGKAGEPTAAATGAGLFGVAADFPDWLARGRAEIEEALAAHLRELEIVMGPHSRLPAAVQYSVKVGGKRVRPILVLETCRVCGGRTETGLPAALAIELVHTFSLIHDDLPAMDDDDLRRGQPTNHKVFGEGMAVLAGDWLVTHAFSLLASDRCDRGIVPALVQALADGTKWMIEGQGADIEGESRPTDPKLVQYIDEHKTAALIETSCRLGALCAAAPAESVAALARYGRHLGLAFQIVDDILDATSTAEKMGKRVGKDAGAAKQTYPAAFGLEASKARAWQEVEAALRVLDSFGSRADRLRDLARFVVSRDC, from the coding sequence ATGCAGAAAGTCCAGCCGGCACAGCAGATAGGGAAGGCGGGGGAGCCAACCGCCGCCGCGACGGGGGCCGGGCTGTTCGGGGTGGCAGCCGATTTTCCGGACTGGCTGGCCCGTGGGCGCGCCGAAATAGAGGAAGCCCTCGCCGCGCACCTGCGCGAGCTGGAAATCGTGATGGGGCCGCACAGTCGCCTACCGGCCGCCGTACAGTACTCGGTGAAGGTCGGCGGCAAGCGTGTCCGGCCGATCCTGGTGCTGGAGACGTGCCGGGTGTGCGGCGGGCGGACGGAGACGGGGCTGCCTGCGGCCCTGGCCATCGAGCTGGTGCACACATTCTCACTGATTCACGACGACTTGCCGGCGATGGATGACGACGACCTGCGTCGCGGGCAGCCGACGAATCACAAGGTATTCGGCGAAGGGATGGCGGTTCTGGCCGGGGACTGGCTGGTGACGCACGCGTTTTCGCTGCTGGCGTCGGACCGTTGCGACCGCGGGATCGTGCCCGCGCTGGTCCAGGCCTTGGCGGACGGCACGAAGTGGATGATCGAGGGGCAAGGGGCCGATATTGAAGGTGAAAGTCGGCCCACGGACCCCAAACTGGTGCAATACATCGACGAGCACAAGACCGCGGCGTTGATCGAGACGTCCTGTCGTCTGGGGGCGTTGTGCGCGGCAGCGCCCGCGGAGTCCGTGGCGGCGCTCGCACGATACGGACGGCACCTGGGCCTCGCATTTCAGATTGTGGATGACATCCTGGACGCGACGAGCACCGCGGAAAAGATGGGCAAGCGCGTCGGGAAAGACGCCGGTGCGGCAAAGCAGACGTATCCGGCGGCGTTTGGGCTCGAGGCGAGCAAAGCCCGGGCGTGGCAGGAAGTGGAAGCGGCGCTGCGTGTGCTGGATTCGTTCGGCAGCCGCGCCGATCGGTTGCGCGACTTGGCGCGTTTTGTGGTGAGCCGGGACTGCTAG